Proteins from one Bacteroidales bacterium genomic window:
- a CDS encoding UvrD-helicase domain-containing protein, giving the protein MPPLNIYKASAGSGKTFALTMEYLKLLFQREGIHRHILAVTFTNKAAGEMKHRILSRLSKLSNYREDEPMEEMRQLVKASGLDEASISRRAGELLETILNDYSGFSVGTIDKFFQSVIRAFTKEIGIQPGYNLELDHSRVLSLAVDRLFQDLGNRPELQAWLIRFAEERMEESRSWNFREEIIQLGMQLFKESFQNLFLKYDISLLSKENLDFFYRELNQMEEQTRREMSAIGNRALQQMESLGLGPEDFYLKSKSPSSLFVIAGKGEDVPFSESKLQALELSEKWLKKDSSSAMRALTEDQLMPLLNEVYRLQVDLNTVAMVRDSFYTLGILADTWEYVREYTRERNLFLIADSSRFLRGIIGGNQVPFVYERTGSRYNHIMLDEFQDTSLFQYDNFRPLLDNSLAAGQQNLVVGDVKQSIYRWRNSDWKILATELERDFAHQEVRIDTLKRNYRSREQIIRFNNTVFRLSSQLLAEMIERELLASPISRDEAMLEVERFRLAYKDVVQEIPEQSRETGGFVRGLLFDDEELSFRDQVLEALPGWVEEIRQTGIEPGETAILVRTRKEGVAVANRLLEHARQSGNAGEFRLISNESLLLVQNSSVTILVSLLRYLVQPDHRINNLLLKYQCSLLGMGAEIDTDQLYQADTPTELFFPETFMKERELLKQLPLYELIESLISLFSLGDRAEDLPYIQAFQDTVIDLHRREPVGIKDFLDYWEQHGSKRAISVSEESNALRILTIHKSKGLEFKAVIVPFCDWEVTTVHRNSEVLWCETEGTPLDRIPIVPVKFISRMIHTRFSRSYYRERMKGYMDKLNLMYVAFTRARDLLYIGIPKREVHGVKSTGDLLQAILNKNPGEEPCTAPLHTCVDANVLTIGELPAYSRKRAEKDPWLFRSYPVNRDKRAVKVRLRSDQYFVDEEGVFRTGRMYGNMMHLIFSRIVYGRDLAGVLDAMQREGQIPGNERNELERLIRRKLSGPLVKEWFSEGENKRVFNERTLLCGDESILRPDRVILEGNRLTVIDFKFGDLEKSAYKSQVSNYMEKLEEMGFEHMEGYIWYVMLDKTVKI; this is encoded by the coding sequence ATGCCTCCCCTGAACATATATAAAGCATCTGCAGGATCGGGTAAGACCTTTGCCCTGACTATGGAGTATTTGAAATTGCTCTTTCAGCGGGAAGGCATTCACAGGCATATTCTGGCCGTTACCTTTACCAATAAGGCAGCGGGGGAGATGAAGCACCGGATTCTGAGCAGGCTTTCCAAACTTTCGAATTACCGGGAGGACGAGCCTATGGAAGAGATGAGGCAGCTTGTTAAGGCAAGCGGACTGGATGAAGCCTCCATCAGCAGGAGGGCGGGAGAACTGCTGGAAACCATACTGAATGACTACTCCGGATTTTCCGTGGGGACCATCGATAAATTTTTCCAGTCCGTGATCCGGGCTTTCACTAAAGAGATTGGTATTCAGCCTGGCTATAACCTGGAGCTGGACCACTCCCGGGTACTCTCCCTGGCGGTGGACCGTCTTTTTCAGGATCTGGGTAATCGCCCGGAATTACAGGCCTGGTTGATCCGTTTTGCCGAGGAGCGGATGGAGGAGTCCAGATCCTGGAATTTCAGGGAGGAGATCATCCAGCTTGGCATGCAGCTTTTCAAGGAGTCGTTCCAGAATCTTTTTCTGAAATATGACATCTCACTCCTTAGCAAGGAGAACCTCGATTTTTTTTACCGGGAGCTGAATCAAATGGAAGAGCAAACCCGTCGTGAAATGTCGGCCATTGGAAACAGGGCCCTTCAGCAAATGGAGAGCCTGGGCCTGGGACCAGAGGACTTCTATTTAAAAAGTAAATCTCCGTCGAGCCTTTTTGTGATTGCAGGAAAGGGGGAAGACGTTCCCTTCAGCGAATCGAAATTACAGGCTCTGGAACTATCTGAGAAATGGCTTAAAAAGGACTCATCTTCTGCCATGAGGGCCCTTACGGAAGATCAGCTGATGCCCCTGCTGAATGAGGTATATCGCCTGCAGGTGGATTTAAATACCGTGGCCATGGTCCGTGACAGTTTCTATACCCTGGGAATCCTGGCTGATACCTGGGAGTATGTACGTGAATATACCCGGGAAAGAAATCTTTTCCTGATTGCCGATTCGAGTCGTTTTCTCCGGGGGATCATCGGGGGAAACCAGGTTCCCTTCGTGTATGAGAGAACAGGCAGCCGTTATAATCATATTATGCTGGACGAGTTTCAGGATACTTCTTTGTTTCAATACGATAACTTCAGGCCTTTGCTGGACAACTCTCTGGCTGCAGGGCAGCAGAACCTGGTGGTCGGGGATGTGAAGCAGTCCATTTACCGCTGGAGGAATTCAGACTGGAAGATTCTTGCAACGGAGCTGGAGAGAGATTTTGCCCACCAGGAAGTTCGTATTGATACACTGAAGAGGAACTATCGCAGCCGGGAACAGATCATCCGCTTTAACAATACGGTTTTCCGGCTTTCCTCACAGTTGCTTGCTGAAATGATTGAAAGGGAGCTGCTTGCCTCACCCATTTCCAGGGATGAGGCGATGCTGGAGGTAGAACGCTTCAGGCTGGCATATAAGGACGTGGTTCAGGAGATTCCGGAACAGAGCCGGGAGACAGGCGGATTTGTCAGGGGACTGTTGTTTGATGATGAGGAGCTTTCCTTCCGGGACCAGGTCCTGGAAGCCCTGCCGGGCTGGGTAGAGGAGATCCGTCAAACAGGTATAGAGCCGGGAGAAACAGCTATCCTGGTTCGCACCCGCAAAGAGGGGGTGGCTGTGGCAAACAGACTGCTGGAACATGCCAGGCAGAGCGGGAATGCAGGAGAATTCAGGCTGATCTCCAATGAGTCCCTGCTATTGGTCCAGAACAGTTCGGTGACCATTCTTGTTTCCCTGCTGCGATACCTGGTGCAGCCCGATCACCGGATCAATAACCTGCTGCTAAAATACCAATGTTCCCTGTTGGGAATGGGAGCTGAGATTGATACGGATCAGCTTTACCAGGCGGATACCCCAACTGAGCTCTTTTTTCCGGAGACTTTCATGAAGGAGAGGGAATTGTTGAAACAATTGCCCCTGTATGAGCTTATTGAATCGCTGATCAGTCTGTTTTCACTGGGAGATCGTGCGGAGGATCTTCCCTATATCCAGGCATTTCAGGACACCGTCATCGATCTGCACCGCAGAGAACCGGTTGGCATCAAGGATTTCCTGGATTACTGGGAGCAGCATGGGAGCAAACGAGCGATTTCTGTCTCCGAAGAGTCCAATGCCCTCAGGATCCTGACCATACATAAATCCAAAGGACTGGAGTTTAAGGCGGTCATTGTTCCCTTTTGTGACTGGGAAGTAACGACGGTGCACCGCAACTCGGAAGTCCTATGGTGCGAAACGGAAGGGACCCCCCTGGACAGAATACCCATCGTTCCGGTAAAATTCATCTCCAGAATGATCCATACTCGATTTTCCCGATCGTACTACCGGGAAAGAATGAAGGGTTATATGGACAAGCTAAATCTCATGTATGTGGCTTTTACCAGGGCCAGGGACCTGCTTTATATCGGCATTCCCAAACGGGAAGTTCACGGAGTCAAAAGCACCGGGGACCTTTTGCAGGCGATATTGAACAAGAATCCTGGAGAAGAGCCCTGTACGGCTCCCCTTCACACCTGCGTGGATGCCAATGTACTGACCATTGGGGAACTTCCTGCTTATTCCCGGAAGCGCGCTGAGAAGGACCCCTGGCTCTTCCGTAGCTATCCGGTGAACAGGGATAAGCGTGCCGTGAAAGTGAGGCTCAGAAGTGATCAGTATTTTGTGGATGAGGAAGGGGTGTTCCGGACGGGGCGTATGTATGGCAATATGATGCACCTGATCTTTTCCAGGATTGTATATGGCAGGGATCTCGCCGGAGTACTGGATGCCATGCAGAGAGAAGGACAGATACCCGGAAATGAGCGGAATGAACTGGAGAGGTTGATACGCCGGAAACTATCGGGACCACTGGTCAAAGAGTGGTTCTCCGAAGGGGAGAACAAGCGAGTGTTTAATGAGCGCACCCTCCTGTGCGGGGACGAGAGTATTCTCCGTCCCGACCGGGTCATCCTTGAGGGGAACCGGCTTACGGTGATTGATTTTAAATTTGGTGACCTTGAAAAAAGCGCTTATAAGAGTCAGGTCAGCAATTACATGGAGAAACTGGAAGAAATGGGTTTTGAGCATATGGAGGGATACATCTGGTATGTGATGCTGGATAAAACTGTTAAAATCTAA
- the mnmA gene encoding tRNA 2-thiouridine(34) synthase MnmA yields MALRVVVGLSGGVDSSVAAYLLKKEAYEVIGLFMINWHDKTGVIDADCPWDEDVVFAELVARKLDIPFHVVDLSEPYRERVIDYMFSEYQKGRTPNPDVLCNREIKFDAFLEAAEAYKPDYVATGHYCRKMTSIREGVEIQHLLAGADPNKDQSYFLCQLSQEQLARTLFPIGHLHKPKVRRIAKEQGLASAGKKDSQGICFVGKVHLPVFLQQKLKAREGNIFEIPAGLAQYTAEKQDFADLEAISAPWLYAKEDGIWTGKHQGAHFFTVGQRKGLNVGGKKEPLFVIATDVKANRIYVGQGQSHPGLYRRGLKILPEEIHWVRRDLEMQAGESRDYLVRIRYRQALQKGTLHRTDAGLYITFKEPQRGIAPGQFAAWYDGNELLGSGVINE; encoded by the coding sequence TTGGCACTACGCGTTGTTGTTGGATTATCGGGAGGAGTGGATTCCAGTGTGGCCGCTTACCTGTTAAAGAAAGAGGCTTACGAAGTTATCGGGCTATTTATGATCAACTGGCACGATAAGACCGGAGTGATAGATGCCGATTGCCCCTGGGATGAGGATGTGGTCTTTGCCGAACTGGTGGCCAGGAAACTGGATATTCCCTTCCATGTGGTAGACCTGAGTGAGCCTTACCGGGAACGGGTGATTGATTATATGTTTTCTGAATACCAGAAAGGCCGGACCCCAAATCCGGATGTACTCTGTAACCGGGAGATTAAGTTTGATGCCTTTCTGGAAGCAGCTGAGGCTTATAAACCCGATTACGTGGCTACTGGTCACTACTGCAGAAAGATGACCAGTATTCGGGAGGGAGTGGAGATCCAGCATCTCCTGGCCGGAGCGGATCCCAACAAGGACCAGAGTTACTTTCTCTGCCAGCTCTCGCAGGAACAGCTCGCCAGAACCCTGTTTCCCATTGGTCACCTGCATAAGCCAAAGGTCAGGCGGATTGCAAAAGAACAGGGGCTTGCCTCTGCCGGAAAAAAAGACTCGCAGGGAATCTGTTTTGTGGGTAAGGTGCACCTTCCGGTCTTTCTGCAGCAGAAACTAAAAGCCAGGGAAGGCAATATTTTTGAGATCCCGGCCGGACTGGCTCAATATACTGCGGAGAAACAGGATTTCGCGGACCTGGAAGCCATCAGTGCTCCCTGGCTTTATGCCAAAGAGGACGGAATCTGGACGGGCAAGCACCAGGGCGCTCACTTCTTCACGGTGGGGCAACGTAAAGGCCTGAATGTAGGCGGAAAAAAGGAGCCTCTTTTTGTAATTGCTACCGATGTGAAGGCCAACCGCATTTATGTGGGTCAGGGCCAATCCCACCCGGGACTCTATCGTCGTGGACTAAAGATCCTGCCTGAAGAAATCCACTGGGTCCGGCGCGACCTGGAGATGCAGGCCGGGGAGAGCCGTGATTACCTGGTGCGCATCCGTTACAGGCAGGCCCTCCAGAAGGGCACCCTGCACAGAACAGATGCAGGTCTGTACATCACCTTTAAAGAGCCCCAGAGGGGAATTGCTCCCGGACAGTTTGCCGCCTGGTACGATGGGAATGAACTGCTCGGATCGGGAGTGATCAATGAATAG
- a CDS encoding phosphoadenylyl-sulfate reductase, producing the protein MELSAKLEVQIAQWNEELKEKRPAEVIGFFLRHFGEHLVLSTSLGLEDQVLTEMVLRQKKDTEIFTLDTGRLFPETYDLIARTNKHFGIRMKIYFPEAIKVEKMVAENGINLFYDSVEKRKLCCSIRKVAQLPRAFEDKLAWICGLRKDQSVSRFFNKLVEWDAANGLVKINPLINWTEKEVRDYIKEHNIPYNLLHDQGFPSIGCEPCTRAVEPGEDIRSGRWWWENELHKECGLHKK; encoded by the coding sequence ATGGAATTAAGCGCTAAGTTGGAGGTGCAGATCGCACAATGGAATGAGGAGTTGAAGGAGAAAAGGCCTGCGGAAGTAATAGGCTTTTTCCTCCGGCATTTTGGGGAGCATCTTGTTCTTTCAACCAGTCTCGGACTGGAAGATCAGGTCCTTACAGAGATGGTACTTCGTCAGAAGAAAGACACGGAGATTTTTACTCTGGATACCGGGAGGCTCTTTCCGGAGACCTATGACCTGATTGCCCGCACCAATAAGCATTTTGGAATTCGCATGAAGATCTATTTCCCGGAGGCAATAAAGGTGGAGAAGATGGTGGCAGAAAACGGGATCAACCTGTTTTATGACAGTGTGGAGAAGAGGAAACTTTGCTGTTCCATCCGGAAGGTGGCGCAATTGCCCCGGGCTTTCGAAGATAAGCTGGCCTGGATATGCGGACTGCGGAAAGACCAGTCGGTTTCCAGATTTTTCAACAAGCTGGTGGAATGGGATGCGGCAAACGGACTGGTGAAGATCAACCCCCTGATTAACTGGACCGAAAAGGAGGTCCGGGACTATATCAAAGAGCATAATATTCCCTATAATCTGCTGCACGACCAGGGATTTCCCAGCATAGGCTGTGAACCCTGTACCCGGGCTGTTGAACCCGGGGAGGATATCCGTTCCGGCCGCTGGTGGTGGGAAAACGAGCTGCATAAAGAGTGCGGCCTTCATAAAAAGTAG
- a CDS encoding nucleotidyltransferase family protein has translation MVLQAKENKAMILAAGLGSRLRPMTDHKPKALLEWEGKPLLEHLILKLKAAGFTSIIINVHHFADMILEFVKQKDHFGIGIEFSHEKDELLDTGGGIAHASSFFGKEPFLVYNVDILSNIDLRAMYRYHLASGALATLAVKQRVTSRSLLMSADGLLKGWRDNRTGETILSGTTPDGLKPIAFSAIHIMDPGIFELFPKEKRFPLMPFYLELANTHPVHLYRHDQDSWTDMGKMESYT, from the coding sequence ATGGTGCTGCAAGCCAAAGAAAATAAAGCGATGATTCTGGCTGCCGGGCTCGGAAGCAGACTGAGACCGATGACCGATCATAAACCCAAAGCCCTGCTGGAATGGGAGGGCAAACCCCTGCTCGAGCATCTTATACTGAAGTTAAAAGCGGCTGGCTTTACTTCCATCATCATCAATGTGCATCACTTTGCCGACATGATTTTGGAATTTGTAAAACAGAAGGATCACTTCGGGATTGGAATCGAGTTCTCCCATGAAAAGGACGAACTGCTCGACACCGGGGGCGGAATTGCCCATGCGTCCAGTTTTTTCGGTAAGGAACCTTTCCTGGTATATAATGTGGACATCCTTAGTAATATTGATCTCCGCGCTATGTACCGGTATCATCTTGCCAGCGGGGCTTTAGCGACCCTGGCGGTCAAGCAGCGGGTAACCTCCCGCAGCCTGTTGATGAGTGCGGATGGCCTGTTGAAGGGATGGCGCGATAACCGGACCGGGGAGACCATTCTTTCCGGAACCACGCCAGACGGACTTAAGCCCATCGCTTTCAGTGCCATTCATATCATGGATCCCGGGATTTTTGAGCTTTTCCCCAAAGAGAAACGCTTTCCCCTGATGCCTTTCTATCTGGAACTGGCAAATACGCATCCGGTACATCTGTACCGGCACGACCAGGATAGCTGGACTGATATGGGAAAAATGGAGTCTTATACCTGA
- a CDS encoding TIGR01212 family radical SAM protein (This family includes YhcC from E. coli K-12, an uncharacterized radical SAM protein.): MAYPWGTERRLNAYSDYFRTHFGERVQKITIDAGFTCPNRDGTCGTGGCTFCDNRAFNPSYNRPEKSVAEQIRQGMAFHKRRYRKASRYLAYFQAYTNTYADPEVLSSLYDQALAVPGVIGIVVGTRPDCVDGAILDYFRELSKRVYVVVEYGIESVFNRTLLRVNRGHDVQKSRWAVEETAARGVRVGGHVIIGLPGEDRDDFLAMASELSAWPLNNIKFHQLQLIRGTAMAREFVEKAEDFQFFSLEEYLHLIMEILERLNPAFVVERIAGEVTPGMGVREGWGLRYDGVLRAFEELLLKHDSWQGKNYKPGR, translated from the coding sequence ATGGCGTATCCCTGGGGAACCGAGAGAAGATTGAATGCGTACAGCGACTATTTCAGGACGCATTTCGGGGAGCGTGTCCAGAAGATAACTATTGACGCAGGTTTTACCTGTCCCAACAGAGACGGGACCTGTGGAACGGGGGGCTGCACCTTCTGCGACAACCGGGCCTTTAATCCATCCTATAATCGGCCTGAAAAGTCTGTAGCTGAGCAGATCAGGCAGGGCATGGCCTTCCACAAAAGGCGATACCGGAAAGCAAGCCGCTACCTGGCCTATTTTCAGGCCTATACAAATACATATGCTGATCCGGAGGTACTGAGTTCTCTCTATGATCAGGCCCTCGCTGTTCCCGGAGTGATCGGAATTGTGGTAGGCACCAGGCCCGATTGCGTGGATGGGGCTATCCTGGATTATTTCAGGGAGTTATCGAAACGGGTCTATGTGGTGGTTGAATACGGGATTGAATCGGTGTTCAACAGGACCCTTCTGCGGGTTAACCGGGGCCACGATGTGCAAAAAAGCCGCTGGGCGGTTGAAGAGACCGCTGCACGCGGAGTACGGGTCGGAGGGCATGTCATTATCGGCCTTCCCGGCGAGGACCGGGATGATTTTCTGGCTATGGCCTCCGAACTGTCAGCTTGGCCTCTTAATAATATTAAATTTCATCAGTTACAGCTTATCCGGGGAACGGCCATGGCCCGGGAGTTTGTCGAAAAAGCGGAGGATTTCCAGTTCTTTTCCCTGGAGGAATATCTTCACCTGATCATGGAAATTCTGGAACGGCTTAATCCGGCATTTGTGGTGGAGCGGATTGCCGGAGAGGTGACCCCGGGAATGGGGGTCCGGGAGGGCTGGGGGCTCCGTTACGACGGCGTTTTACGGGCTTTTGAAGAGCTGCTGCTCAAGCACGACAGCTGGCAGGGGAAAAACTATAAACCGGGAAGATAA